CAGTGGCCTTCTTCACCTGGCGGCAGACGCCCCCAATGCCATCCCCGGCATTGCGGCCCACGCCAGCTACGAGAAGGGCGCCGTGGAGAAGTTCAAAGATCTCTTTGTGCTCGACGACCACAGCATCGCGCGCGTAGGCCTGGGCTACAAGATCCGGCCCTACCTCATCGCCTACGTGGACTACATTTGGAACTTCGTGTACGACAGCAAGACGCGTCGCTACGTAACCCAGGAACGCGTGGAACCGCGCCTCAGCCTCGTCTACAGTTGGAAGTAGGCTCGTCGGCCCAAGGTCCCGTGGCATTCCGAGCACCTATCGGGAAGCTTGTTTCGCAGGCGAGGGGCTTCCTCTTCTACCCCTATTGCGTTGCCTGCGAGCGGCGGCTCGGCGAAGAGGAGAAGCTGGTGTGCGAGGCGTGTTGGGAACGCCTGCCGCGCGCGGCTCCCCAGTGGGCGGAAGGAGAAGAGCTGCAGCGCCTCTACCCGGGGTCCTTCCTCTCCGCTCGCTTCAGCCTCTGGGAATACAGCCCCGAAGTGGAGCGCCTGGTTCACCTCATGAAATACGAGCGGCGGCCGGTCCTCGCCCACATTATGGGCCAAAAGGTGGGCATCCTCTGTGCGTCTTTTCTCGGCTCGGCCGAAGCGGGGATTGTCATCCCTATCCCGCTGCACCGAGCGCGTCTCCGCGAGCGCGGGTACAACCAAAGCGAGATCCTTTCCCGCGCCATCAGCCAGGAGACCGGCTGGCCCGTGGTGAAGGACGCACTGGTACGCGCACGTCCCACACGGGTCCAGGCGCGACTGAGCCGCGAGGAGCGGCTGGCGAACGTGCGGGGGGCCTTCGCCGTGCGAAGGGAGGAGGCGCTGAGG
The DNA window shown above is from candidate division KSB1 bacterium and carries:
- a CDS encoding ComF family protein; the protein is MAFRAPIGKLVSQARGFLFYPYCVACERRLGEEEKLVCEACWERLPRAAPQWAEGEELQRLYPGSFLSARFSLWEYSPEVERLVHLMKYERRPVLAHIMGQKVGILCASFLGSAEAGIVIPIPLHRARLRERGYNQSEILSRAISQETGWPVVKDALVRARPTRVQARLSREERLANVRGAFAVRREEALRGRTCLLVDDVVTTGSTANECARILLEAGATEVILVTVAAA